gtccatgccgaccagatatgcaaaataaatttagtcccatttgtcagcacttggcccatatccctctaaatccttctaattcataaacccatctagatgccttttaaatgctgtaattgtaccagcctcctccacttcctctgacagctcattccatacatgcaccatcctctgtgtgaaaaaggtgtcccttaggtcccttttaaatctttctcctctcaccctaaatctatgccctctagttttggactcccccatcccagggaaaagaccatgtctatttaccctgtccatacccctttTGATTTtataacttctataaggtcacccctcagcctctgatactccagggaaaatagctgaAGCCAATACAATCTCtttctatagctcaaaccatccaaccctggcaacatccttgtaaatcttttctgaaccatttcaagtttcacaacatcctattgcagggagaccagaactgaacgcattTTCCAATAGTTGCCATAAAACTGtcttgtgcagctgcaacatgacctcccaactcctatagtcagtgctgtgaccaataaaggcaagcataccaaacgctgcttTCATTACcctgcctacctgcgactccagttccaaggaattatgaacctatactccaaagtctcttcattcagcaacacacccaggaccataaccgttaagtgtataagtcctgctctgacgtGCCTTTCCAAAATTCTAAAGTAAATGCTTTTTATAAGATCATTGGTCTGTATGTGCAAATATACTTATTACCTTTTTTAGCTTCCCTGCTAACTGTGCAGTTAGGGTTTCCTCAAGCCTCCAATATTAAATAAGCAAAGTatgctgattttttttcctcCCAAAATTGAGTCCTTGTTCGTTTATTCCAGTTTGTTCTTCATGTGTTTGAGATTCTGTGATCTTACACATATTTAGTTTTTGTTCTAGAAATTTATTTGAAAACTTGGGAGTGTAGCAATTGCTTAGTAATTTTATTCTATAGTGACTTCCGTTTTACAAATTGATCTCTGCTTCATTTGATGGAGAAGTTTGGAAATTGGGAAATTTCATTCAATCTTTTATATACAAACATTTTCTCTTGCTTTTTTATCATTATTGAGGAAAACTAGTATTAATATTTGCCTACGCAGCCAATAAAATAAGGTTAAGCACACATCTTTTCACCTTTAGACATGTGCTGTATTTTCCCAAATGAAGAATTTTGTTCATGATTTTATGTTCCAAGTAACTTGTTATTTGTGTGTCTCTTGTTTTCTTTCAGAAAAGTGAAAAATGGGTGCATTTTTGGATAAACCAAAAACAGAGAAACATAATGCACATGGTGCAGGGAATGATTTGCGTTATGGCCTTAGCAGCATGCAGGgttggagagtggagatggaagatgctcaCACAGCCATTGTTGGCATTCCTCAAGGTTTGGACACATGGTCCTTCTTCGCGGTGTATGATGGTCATGCAGGCTCTCGTGTGGCAAACTACTGCTCAAAGCACTTACTTGAACACATAACAAGTAATGAAGACTTCAGAGGCACAAATGTGTCTGGGTACCCCATTGAACCTACCATAGAACATGTCAAGAGTGGTATCAGAACTGGATTTTTGAAAATTGATGAATATATGCGAAATTTTTCAGAGCTGAGAAATGGCATGGACAGGAGTGGGTCGACAGCTGTAGCAGTGCTGATCTCCCCAGAGCACACATACTTTATCAACTGTGGCGATTCAAGAGCTGTTCTGTACAGAAACGCACAACTTTGCTTTTCAACACAGGATCATAAGCCTTGCAACCCAAGGGAGAAAGAGCGGATCCAGAATGCAGGGGGCAGTGTAATGATACAGCGAGTTAATGGGTCACTAGCTGTGTCACGAGCACTAGGGGACTATGATTACAAGTGTGTCGATGGGAAGGGGCCTACAGAGCAGCTGGTATCTCCAGAACCTGAAGTATATGAGATTCTTAGAGCAGAAGAAGATGAGTTTATTATACTGGCATGCGATGGCATTTGGGATGTGATGTCCAATGAGGAGCTCTGTGAGTTCGCTAGATCTAGACTAGAGATAACGGATGACCTTGAGAAAGTCTGCAACTGGGTGGTGGACACCTGCTTACACAAGGTAGTTAATACATGTATTTTGTAATGACTTGTTTTGAATTAACCAAACTCGTGTTTTGATGTGATATGGATTGAATTACTGATTTCAACTGTTGAAACAAAATGGGATCCCACATTTAACTTCTGTAATGTGCATGGTGTTATTGTTAATTTCCGTGATTTTGATTCAGAAGTATTTTACTGGTTTATGATTAACTCCATATGATCTTTCATTGATAACTCTTGGTTTTGTTAATAATTAATACCTGTATGCAATGTGTATTAGGCTTTTTATTCAATGCAGAACACCATAAGGTGGTTCAGAACTGGGTTTATTAATGTTGTGTATTGATGGAATTTGAAAAATTCTTGATGGCCTAATTCACAGAGTAAAAATTAGAGGTTGTCAATTTCTGTAAAATGTTAAGCAAAACGCGAGGTTGGTTATATCTGTTGCATTTATAATTTTTAAGCCTGTTTAAATTACCTGTTGGCTAGGAGACAGAACAATAAGCTAATATTACTCGTGTTGAATATATTTTATCTTGCGATAAAATCATAAATTGCTTGAAAAactcaggtcagacagcatctgtggacagaaagcagagttaatgttttcagtCTAGTGATCATTCTTCACAACAGAATGGTTGGttatttttaaattgtcttcAACAATTCTAGACTTCTCAATCTAGGGAATCATCTTTATTTGTATCTACCCTGTATAGACCTTTATGTATTCTATAAGATTCAGTGAGATCACCCCTTGTTCTTTGAAACTGTAGAAAATCTTAACTCCGATTCTCCAATCCATCATCTTAAATCAGTCTTGTCATCTTGGGAGCCTTCATTCCATTCCCTGTATGGCAATAATGTGGGCTCCAACTTGTGTGTAACTAGACTCCCAGACTGATCTTGAGTCTGCTGAGTTAGTTAATATCAATTGGACAACAACTTCAGTAAAAGTGGACAGAAGTAGAAAGAAAATCAGCCAGGATATTTTGTCTTTAATAGTTCTTCATTGACTGCTCCTGAAAAATGTAGATGAGAACAGTATCGTGATTGTTTGTGATGCCCCATATCATGGAATAATCAGTAGTTTTCCAAATTTTTGCTTCCCACCTGACACATTATCAGTTAGGTATAGTAGTAAACATTTGGGAATTGATCATTTGTCCAAGTCAGTAACTTCAAAAAAGGAAGGAATAATTGAGAGAAACTGTCAAATTCCCTTTGAAGATCTTGAGATTAGAAAATACTGAACCATAATTCTATTGTCGAACTTTGGGCTTAAAAGCAAAGGGCCCTGAACACCTTTCCTTAATGCTTTGTTCAAATGAGATTCTTAAGTCTGTTATTGCACAGTGTTGTAAATGTAGAATCTGGTCAAATGCAAAAAGCGATATTTTCATAAAGTTATACTTAGCTTATCTTGTTTATCAAGTTTCTCAACTTCTGTCGAGTACTAAAACTGAAGCCCGATCGTTTCAGATATCACAACAAGTTGAGGTCTATATGTTAGTGTTGTCACTCATTTTAAATCCTGGGTTTGATCTGAGGTCTGCTGCCTCCACTGTTGCAATGATGTTCATACATGTAAGCATAGTTCAAGTCATTTACTAATAACCATGAGTCCAAAATGCATAATTGTCTAGTTGAGTCAAATTAGAAAGTTTGCTCAGACTGATGTGAGAAATGAAATACCACAATTTGGTGCATTAAATGTTCTCTTTGCGTAGTGAATCTTAAAACAAGTTTGGTTTTGAATGCTTTGGTACTTCTCTGGCATTGCACAATGTTTTATAGCCAGTTGATTATATATTTTGGAGTGtattcactgttgtaatgtatgaAACATGGCAGTCAACTTGTGCACAGCAAGCATCCATGCTAGCAATCTGATAATGACCACACATCAGTTGTAATGTCAATTTTGACAGATAACTCTTGAATAAGCTGTCTAGGGAGGGAGTGCACACATGATTTATTATCTTGTCTGAAAGAAGGTAACTTCAACAGTGTCAATTTAGATTTTTGTGCTCAAATCCCAAAGACAGACGTGAATCCACAAGCTCAGGTGAGTGAACTACCAACTCAGTAGGCTGCAAATTGCAACCCATGGAAAAATATCCTTTGCTATACCTTGTCTGCCATTGCTCAAGTTTAGTATAAAAATGGAGAAATGTTTCATAAATCACAATTTACCTTAAGCACAGAATTTCTTTTCAATTTCTTTTGCATTGTTTTAATGCAAAACTCAGATGTTTGGCTATGTTGAGATTATATCTGCATCTGAATGCTAATGCATTTTGAACTGGAAAAAATGCGTAAGTACAACAAAATTGAAACCTGTTTACAGCCCAAATATGGTGTTGGTCTAAACCTACATGTGTTCAACAAAACTCAGTGTTATGATCTCAATGCTAAAACTGGGGACAGAAGTAAAATCTTGAATTTGTTTACTGTTTTTAAGTTCTTGTCTTACCTGAAAAGTTGCTATTTCTTTCACATGATCATTATGCTTCACTGAGAAATGAAACTTCATTTGCTCAAATTGCATTTGTGCACTATAATGCAGGAAACTACTTATAGAATTGTAGaacccaacagtgtggaaacaggcccttcgatccaacaagtccacatcgactctctgaagagtaacccgtccagacccatttcccccaccCAATTATCCGATATTTATCCCTTACTAATATACCTAACCTTAcactccctgaacactgtgggcaatttggcacggccgattcacctaacctgcatatctttggattatgggaggaaactggagcacccagacgaaacccacatagtcatagggaaaatgtgcaaactccacactgacagtcacctgagattggaatcaaacctgggtccctggtgctgtgaggcagcagtgcttaccactgggccactgtgccGCGCAGTGTTGGAGTGACCTCTCTGAGCGAGGAGATGGCACCAAATCCACATGGGGTACCCACATGTTGGAACAGCGATGTGGAGGATGGGTTAATGAAGGAAAGGGCATGGATTGCCCCAAGCATAAGTGGTACTCTCATGCCCCTCCCTTAACATGGAGGTGGGGTCACGGGAATACCCACTATTGGGGCTGATGGTGATACCACCATCAGTTGCAAAAAAGGTTTTATGTTCTTccaatcttttctctttcttgttGTTAAATTCCTTCCTGTGAAGACTGGGTCTGGGTTCCAACTCACCTCTTGCAGTCCAGCCCAACAACTGTCCTTCACATTTAGGCTCAGCGTACTGAAGGCTATTGAGCATTTGAGGGCATCACAGTCAGTCCAGCGCAGATACAGACAGGAGAGAAACTCCTCGAGTGGCCACCCGACACCACATTGGCAGCATACCAAATGTGAGGCTCCTTATCCAGAGTGTAGAGGGGGCTGCTGCTGAGAGGCGCTGAGGCTGCAGTGTTCAATAGCCTGTTCTTTGTCTGGACGATGATCTGATAGACCTGCATCAGACGCTGGCAAATAAACTCCTCAAATACTTGCTGGACTATCATGACAGgtctgtcctcatctctcctatAAACCAGCAGAATACAAAGGTCAAAAAAATTATTCCCCTTTGCTCTTTCTTTCAGGACAACAGTAAGAATTGCCACCGGGGCAGCAAGTGTCCAGCTCCAGCAAAGACATCACCATGGAAACATAACTCCCACAGTAGAATACAGGCCAAAACTTGCCCAGTCTGCTGCATTGGAGTGTTTAAGTTATCAGTCTATCCCTTTTTCTAAGGACCAAACCAAAATCTCGATGCTGTAATTTTACAGTGAATGAGTTTCTGTCCCACTTATTTCAGCAACACCTCCCCTTATGTACACTCTGTAAATCCAGCAAATCTTCCTGCATCACTGCACGGGAACAGAgtggggaggcagcagtgctaacaactgagccatcGAGCTGCCCTTGGCTTCCTGGCCATGCAtattcaacttcatcaatcttcacTGGTAAAGCTTTGGGCCAGTGTTGTTTCACATTCTGgtaaaccccccctccccctcgccTCAATACCTCTCTTTTGTTTTGAGAAGCCTCTTCAAATCCTGTCCAACAGTGTGCCTTTGCTCAGCTCCTTattactgccatccaacaggaaGCTCATCAGGACTTGCAGTTGGGTTAAAGATGGTAACGTTGCAGTGATGGCAGAAATAAACAGaccagtcagtgaggggggacgGCAGGTGCTATCCAAGGATAGGAGTGTGAAACCTAGGCTGACAGCCTGGTGGCTCAGACTATTCTGTACTGTTGAATAATTGGGTGTTTTGGGTGGTTGGGGAGCGTGGAATGCTGTCTTTACTCTAAGGTGAACCCAGTGATCCCACAGTATTATTCCAAAAACTAAGAGCATTCTTCCTGGTGGCCTGTCCAATAGCTATCCCTCAATTGACATCACTAAAGTGGGTTATCTGGCTGATTGTGGATGCTTATTGTGCATAAATTTCCTACAATTTCCTATACAAAGTACTACATTGTGAAACATTTTGGATGTCACATAATTGTAATGGGTAGTGTGATTTAAAATCTCATTTTCAGACACTCTTGTGTCACAGTGGCAGTGTCCGTAGCTCCACgccaggaggtctgggttcacTCACTCCAGAGGGGTGTGATGACACATCTGAGCAGGCAGATTAAAATATCTAAAGGAAGGCTGCCTGCCCCTCTACTGGAAAGCAGCTTCAAGCCCAGATTTTGGTTGAATTGACCACCTTGCCCTGGAGGTTTAGATATCCACATGCAGTGAACATAAACTCTGGTTGAGCCAACATTTACTGCCCAGTTGTCCTTCAGaaggtaagaccataagacataggagtggaagtaaggccattcggcccatcgagtccactccgccattcaatcatggctgatgcgcatttcagctccacttgccagcattctccccgtagcccttaattcctctagacaacaagaacctatcaatctcggccttgaagacatttagcgtcccggcttccactgcactccgtggcaatgaattccacaggcccaccactctctggctgaagaaatgtctccgcatttctgttctgaaatgaccccctctaattctaaggctgtgtccacaggtcctagtctcctcgcctaacagaaacaatttcctagcatccaccttttcaaagccatgtattattttgtacgtctctattagatctccccttaatcttctaaactctaacgaATACAATCctagtatcctcagccgttcctcatatgctagacctgtcattccagggatcatccgtgtgaatctccactggacacgttccagtgccagtatgtccttcctgaggtgtggggaccaaaactggacacagtactccaaatggggcctaaccagagctttataaaggtgGTGGTGATCTGCTGTTTTGAAACAGTGCAGTTGACGTGCTGTGGGTTGACACAATGCCTTTGGgtttttttgggggggagggggtggagggtggaaggagagaggagggtttccaggattttgaactagtgacactgaaggaagagcaattatatttccaagtcagcatggtgagtgctttggagaagaacttgcaggtaatggtgttcccatgtggcTGCTGCTCTTGTCCGTCGAGATGAAAGTAGCTGTGGGTTTGCAGGGTGTGGGGTTtgttcccaggtatctgttacCATTCTTGTCCTTCTAAGTAGAAGTACTTGTGGATTTGGACagtgctatctgaggatctttggtgcatCTTGTATATAGTATGTATTGCACAATGACACAGTGGTTAGAACTGTtgccttgcagcaccagggacctgggtttgattcctcccTTTGGCAATAAATAta
This is a stretch of genomic DNA from Chiloscyllium punctatum isolate Juve2018m chromosome 11, sChiPun1.3, whole genome shotgun sequence. It encodes these proteins:
- the ppm1ba gene encoding protein phosphatase 1B isoform X2, with amino-acid sequence MGAFLDKPKTEKHNAHGAGNDLRYGLSSMQGWRVEMEDAHTAIVGIPQGLDTWSFFAVYDGHAGSRVANYCSKHLLEHITSNEDFRGTNVSGYPIEPTIEHVKSGIRTGFLKIDEYMRNFSELRNGMDRSGSTAVAVLISPEHTYFINCGDSRAVLYRNAQLCFSTQDHKPCNPREKERIQNAGGSVMIQRVNGSLAVSRALGDYDYKCVDGKGPTEQLVSPEPEVYEILRAEEDEFIILACDGIWDVMSNEELCEFARSRLEITDDLEKVCNWVVDTCLHKGSRDNMSIVLVCFPNAPKVSEEAVRKDAELDKYLESRVEEIMLKPSEEGIPDLVHVMRTLSMENIPNLPPGGGLASKRSVIEAVYNRLNPHRDDDGGSADLEDPW
- the ppm1ba gene encoding protein phosphatase 1B isoform X1, which encodes MGAFLDKPKTEKHNAHGAGNDLRYGLSSMQGWRVEMEDAHTAIVGIPQGLDTWSFFAVYDGHAGSRVANYCSKHLLEHITSNEDFRGTNVSGYPIEPTIEHVKSGIRTGFLKIDEYMRNFSELRNGMDRSGSTAVAVLISPEHTYFINCGDSRAVLYRNAQLCFSTQDHKPCNPREKERIQNAGGSVMIQRVNGSLAVSRALGDYDYKCVDGKGPTEQLVSPEPEVYEILRAEEDEFIILACDGIWDVMSNEELCEFARSRLEITDDLEKVCNWVVDTCLHKGSRDNMSIVLVCFPNAPKVSEEAVRKDAELDKYLESRVEEIMLKPSEEGIPDLVHVMRTLSMENIPNLPPGGGLASKRSVIEAVYNRLNPHRDDDGDPTGADQRGTRPGKLLETLRQLRINHRGSYRHLMEEMLASYRLAQIQGEANTTEQAASSAAMPARESETRLQADETRPDDVH